The genomic DNA CGTTTGAACGGACCGGTCAAATAGCGGTGGACGAGTGACCCATCGGTTCGCTTCACGATATCCACGACGACGTGGTCTTCATGGATCAAAAAGACCACTTCTTGCGAGGCGGGGAGAGTTTTGAGCGTGGTTTTTGAACTGAGCGACATGAGCCCTACCGGCGTTTTCAGGAAGACAATCCCCGGCTTGGCCCGCCAGACCCGGCCCGTCAACATGATGGAAGGGTTCGCCTCGGTAGGAACGACCACCGCAGGGGCAGTTTCCTGTTGAGCCATCGGAGGGCTGTCCACTTGTGGCTGAGCAGCCGGAGAAGTCTCGGGCGCAGGGGACTGAACAGACGGAGTCTCGCTATCCTGAGGTTGAACGGCTGCTGGGATCTCATTTTGAGGGGGTGCCACATTGTCGACCGCTGATTGTCCGGGCGTGGCGTCATCAGTCTGGGGTTGCGCAGCTGGAGACGTATCGAGTTGGGTTTCCAAGGGAGTGGGATCGGAGGGTAGTGTCTGGACTCTCTCCTCGTCCGTGGGACTGGCTGTGGCGCATCCGGCACTGACTTGGCCCAAGAGAAACACTGCGAGAAATAGTCGCCGGGTAAGTGTAGATCGGTTCATGGAGGAGGTGTTCGGTATGGAAGTGGTGAATCGTTTGTCCTGTCTAAACGGAAAGCTTTCGAACTTCGAAGTCATGGTGCGCAATCAACCGCAATCCGTCAATCGCCTATGCGAATAACATGAGCTCAGGGCGGAGTCAACTCCAAAGCTCGGATTGTGCGATAGAAGCCAGATCGTGGATGCCAATCCATTTCCAACGCCTGTAAGGATGACTCGGGCACAGTCGGAAGAGAGACTGACGGATAGAGATCGTTAAAGGGTGAGTGCGGTTACTTCTCCTGACCATGAGGCGAAGCGGGGTGCCCGGCCATGGGCTTCAGAGTAGAGTAAGTCAGCAGATGGAACAGATTGTAACCGGCATGTCAAATAGTGCAGGAGGTGTCGTGATATGCCTCTATGGCTCGGCATCTATGTCTGTCTCACCAGTTCTCCTGCTGCGTATTGGATTCCATAGGGCTCTCTGCTACACTTTTTTTATGGGACAGCCATTGACCATCGATCTGCCGGATGACCTCTTGCAGGTGCTGGGCACAGCAGATGAGGCGCGCCAAGAAGCGAAGACTGCTCTGGTTCTTGATCTCGTCCGACGGGGGAAAGTCTCACGGGCTCGTGCCGCAGAATTTCTTCAGATCTCGCTCTGGGATTTTCCGGCCTTGTTGGCGCAATATCAGATTCCTTGGTTTGACTATTCCTCCGAGGCCTTGCGCGAGGATCTTAAGACGCCCCTTCCCATGCGTTCCTCCGAGTGATCCTCGTCGTCGACGCCAGTCCCTGCATCACATTGGCCCGCACGCCGCTGAACTGGAGTGTTATCTCAGAAGGAGAGAGATGAAGCGGTTCATCATCCTCTGTATCCTATCCACACTTTCAGTGACTTCATTGATTTCTTGCACCTACAACCCAGCGGGGGGCGCTAAGGTCACACCTTAAACCGAATTCCTACTTATACCCAGAGAAGACCTTTATTGCCATGCAATACTACGGAGGCATTTTAAATCGAACAGTAAAAGTGTATGTGCTTGAAGATATGTTAAGTGTGGCGATAGTTGGTGGACTTCTTAAGGCGCCAATGTTTATGACCGAAGAGTGGTATGATCCAAACTTTTACATTGATCAGACGCTCGCAAAGGAATATGCAAGGTTTGCCCCGTGGTCAAAGCTTTTTCTGTTGGTAGACAAGGCGAATTACCAAATACAACGATCGTTAATTACAAGGGTTGAATACGATCCAACGGACAAGTGGGGGATGGGTTCTGTACCCCATTCCGGGAAGATTCTTGTCCAGACTATCGATGGTAATGAACATGAATTTATCCTGTTGGATAGTCAGGATGGAGCCTTTGTGAAATCAATGATTGAGCAGACGATGCAGGGCAAGAAATGACCAGCGGATGGTGCAGCCTAGCGACCCGCTCTTTAAACATTAGGTACCACCACGCACCACCGACTATGGAAGACATCAAATGCGAACGTTGAAGACCAAGATGGCGGTACAGCCAGAGCCGCAGATTGTCGCAGCAGGGCGTTTCTTCGGCGGCAACGACGCCTATGGTTCGATCGGCTGCAATCTGATAGAGCATCCCGGTGTAGACACCTTTCGTGATGTTTTCGCCAGGTGCTTCTAGGACAGAATCTTCGAAGGGTAGGGAATGCTTACTTCTTCCTGACCATGAGGCGGAGTGGGGTGCCGGTGAATTGGTATGTCTCGCGCAGTTGATTCTCCAAGTACCGCAGGTACGAGGGTGTGAGGTCTTCCGGATGGCCGACAAACAATGCGAAGACCGGCGGTTTGGTGGTAACTTGTGTGATAAAGGCGGACTTTGTCACAACCGACGGCTTGTGCTTGCGGGCCGGTAACGGATGGGTGACGAGGATCTTCTGCAGCCAGGTATTCAACATCCCGGTTGGGACGCGTTTGGTGAACATACTGTGCACGTCCTTGAGGAGGGGGAAGAGACGACGGATGGATTCCGGCTTGAGGGCTGATCCATACAGGATCGGAGCCCAGGTCAGAAAGGGAAACCGGCGACGGAGTTCGCGTTCATACTCTTGTCGCGCCTTCGCATCTCCCACCCGCAAGTCCCACTTGTTGATCAAGAGGATGCAGGCACGCCCTTGCTTCAGAATGGCGCCGGCAATCTTGGTGTCTTGTTCCGTGACCCCTTCCACCCCATCCACAATCAGGATGGCGATGTCGGACCGACCGATGGCACGAAGCGATCGGAGGACGCTGTAGCCTTCCACCCCGCGGTCGACCTTGCCGCGCCGTCTGATGCCGGCCGTATCGGTAAAAATGTAGCGTTGATCCTGGTGAATGACCAGCGAGTCGATCGGGTCACGTGTCGTCCCCGGAACATCGCTGACGACGACACGCTCCTCCCCAAGCAGCGCATTCACGAGAGTGGATTTGCCGACATTCGGGCGTCCTACCACGGCCACGCGAGGAAGTTGTTGCAGCTCGTCGGATTCCTCAGCCGAGGGAAGGAACGGATATATGGCGTCCAATAGCTCAGCAACGCCCAGACCATGTTCGGCGGACACGGGGTAGAGCTGATCGGTGCCCAATCGGTAGAAGTCGGCGAGTAAGGGTTCAGACTTCGGCGTGTCGATCTTGTTGATCGCATAGAGCAGAGGCTTTGTCACCCCGCGCAACAGCCGCACGACTTCGTGATCCGGCGGGGTCAATCCCGAGCGACCGTCCAAGAGCACGATGAGAATATCCGCTTCGGCAATCGCAAGTTCCGACTGTCGTCGAATTAAGGTCAACATGCTGTCGGAGGAGGACAGATCCAGTCCCCCCGTGTCGACCAGCCGAAACTTTCGATTGCGGTAGGTGGCGTCCGCATAGTTGCGGTCACGGGTCACGCCGGGGACGTCGTCCACAATGGCGATCTTCGCGCCTAAAATCTTGTTGAACAGCGTCGACTTCCCCACATTCGGCCTGCCGATAATGGCGACGAGGGGGGGAAGTGCTGAGGACTGAGTATTGAGTGCTGAGTGTGAAGGCGTATCAATCATCAGTATTCGTGTACAACCAGCGGACCGTAACATAGGGTTTTTCTCAAAGACAACCGCCTCGCCTTCCCGTTCGACCTCCGATATACTTTCCCCATGACTCAGCACTCAGCACTCGGCACCCAGCCCTTCTTCAACTGGTCTGACATCGACGATGTGCTGCTCGACATGGACGGTACGTTGCTCGACCGCCATTTCGACAACTTCTTTTTCGAGGAAGAGCTGCCGCGTCGGTATGCGATGCTCCACGCTCTCACGTTTGAAGAGGCTCGCGATCGTCTCATGGCGATGTACCGATCGGTCGAAGGCGAACTAGCTTGGACGGACCTGGACTACTGGACGAAGCGGGTCGGCATTGACGTGGTGGCGATGCACAAAGAATTGGATCACATGATCGGGTATCTTCCGGGGGCCGTGGAATTCTTGCGCCATCTTCGGCGGCTGGGAAAGCGTGTGACCATCGTGACGAACGCCCATTCAACGGGTGTCTCGGTCAAAGTCGCCAAGACCGGTCTGGATCACTACGTCAACCGAATCGTGGACGCCTTTGAAGTCGGCTTTCTCAAGATGCGACCGGAGTATTGGCCGAATTGTCAACGCTTGTTGAGTTTCGATCCGTCGCGATCCCTATTCATAGACGACGATGAAGGATGTCTGATGGCCGCGAAGGAATTCGGGGTGGCCCACTTGGTTCACAGCGCCAAGTCGAGTTCGCAATTACCGCCGTCTCCGCTCCCACATTTTATTTCAATCAGCGGATTCAAGCCGCTTCTCAACGGCCGGTCAACTGCCTAATTGTCCCTCATTGCCGCCGCCACACGCGAGCTGGAAGAGCATTAAGCTAATGTGGGAGGGTAGAGCCCGTGCCAAATCCGATTTCGAGCGCTTCCCCGTGCGAGGGTGGGAGCGCCTGTGCGTGTCCTCCTGAGACAACTTGTGTAGCGAGGCTCAGACGCTCATCCGAAACCCGAATCCAGGCGAAGCGCATTTCTGAATGAACGGAACAATCAAGTGAAAACATGCCGGCGGATTATAGATATACGAAGGACTAAAAGCTCGATTTGTGTTGGAGATTTGAAAGTGTCGTGCCATCTTTCTTGATGATAGAGGCCTGTCAGGTTGGCAGGTTGAGCCTGTCAGAATTTACTTGCATTAGGAGGTCCTATATGGAGAAGCTGATGACGCATCGTCTGTGGATTCTCTCTCTCTCTCTCTTAGCTCTCTCTAGCCAGCCAGCTCATTCCGAAATGTATGTTGCAGGCCAAGTAGGCGCGAATTTCCCCGCGGACCTCAGTAACGTGGAGTGGAGGGCGGGAGGAGCCAACGTAGCGGGCAATGACCTTGAGTTACAGACTTCCCTCGTGTACGGAGGTAAAGTTGGATATTACTTTGACTCCGTGAAATGGCTCGGTATTGAAACTGAAGTATTCAATGCCACGCCTCATATCAAACAGCAAAATTGGGTAATCAACGGCGTCAACGTCGGCACGGTTCAGGGGATCTACAATCGGGTGCTCACGTGGGCTCCGGTGAATCTCGTAGTCCGGTATCAGGCTGGTGCATTCGAGCCCTACGCCGGTGTGGGGCTCGGCGTATTCTTTTCCCACCTGTCGACTTCTGGCTTTTCCAGTTCGAGCACCGATGTCGGACTGAACACGCAAGTCGGGCTTCGGTACCGGATTACGAGCGCGATCGCTATGTTCGGAGAATGGAAATACAACTGGGCAAGTATGAGCCATACCAACCTGGCAGGTACTGGACTGAACGTAGACACGGACTACCGTGCGCATAACTTTGTCTTCGGCGTCGGCTATCATTTTAACTGACGCCCTGCTTCTATGAGGCCGGCCCTCTGTCGGCCGGCCTTGTTTCATGGCTGATCCGGCCCTCTCTGATCCTGATAGTCACCGCTGACTAATTGTATTTGGTTGCGGTACCCCGATACATTTCTCCGCCTAGTCTCGGCACACCCTGCATGTTGAATCGATCACGGTGAGCGATCGTGAGACCGGATTGGGTGATCAGCTCATCGATCTGCCGGTTGAGATTACACCCACAGCCGATCACGTTCTGAATGGGATTCAGCCGGTCCTGCCATGCAGCGACTTTCCCGTCGTCGCTCCGGCCATGTTCTAAGAAAACAAACCTGCCTCCCGATTTGAGGACACGCCGCACTTCTTGCAGTGCGAGGACCGGATCGGAAATTGTGCAGAGCGTCCAGGTACTGACGACATAATCAAAACGGCGATCGGCATAGGGGAGGGTCTCGGCGGTACCCCGCTGGATGCGAACTGGAAACGAGGCGGCGGTCACTCGTGCGGCGATTGTTTTCGGGAGAAACTGAGCAGGATCGACCGCATGCAGTTCCGCGACGGTCTCCGGATAGTGCGGCAGATTCAGGCCGGTTCCTATCCCGAGTTCCAGCACGTCTCCATGGGCCGAAGCGAGAAGTTCCCTGCGCAAGCGAAGAAATTCTTCACCGGCCATGACCCACTCCATGAGGCGTGGGAAGATATGATCGCAGTAGAAGCCCATCGCGCTTGTAGTATAACAAGAGCCGCAGTCGCTTGGTTTCGAACTTGTGGCCCCATGGAGGCTATGTTAGATTCCGCAGTTCAATTGGCGTTCAATCTTTAGTCGTCAACACGCAATTTTTACTATGAGTAAAGGATACGATCACCGAACGATCGAAGCGAAATGGCAGCAGTATTGGGATCAGCACCGGACGTTCCGCGTCACGGAAGATCCTGGTAAGCCGAAGTTTTACTGCCTCGACATGTTCCCCTATCCATCCGGTTCCGGTCTCCACGTTGGTCATCTTGAGGGGTACACCGCCACCGATATTGTCGCACGATACAAACGGATGCATGGGTTCAACGTGCTGCACCCGATGGGCTGGGATGCGTTCGGTCTGCCGGCGGAACAGTACGCGGTGAAAACAGGCATTCATCCTGCCCTGACGACAGCCGAGAACATCGCCACCTTTAAGCGTCAAATGAAGCGGGTCGGACTCTCGTATGATTGGGAGCGAGAGATCAGTACCACGGACCCGCAGTACTATCGTTGGACCCAATGGATTTTCCTGAAGCTTTTCGAACGAGGATTGGCCTACGTGGCAGAAGTTCCCGTGAACTGGTGTCCTGCGCTCGGCACGGTGTTGGCAAACGAGGAAATCATCGACGGCAAGAGCGAAGTCGGCGGTTTCGACGTGATTCGCAAGCCGATGCGGCAATGGATGCTCAAGATCACCGCCTATGCCGATCGATTGCTTGAGGACTTGAAACTCGTCGACTGGCCTCCCAGTACGATGGAGATGCAAAAAAACTGGATCGGGCGATCGATCGGCGCAGAGGTGGATTTTCCGCTGGCCGATCGGAGAGGCGCGATTCGAGTGTTCACAACGAGGCCGGACACCCTATTCGGCGCGACATACATGGTGTTGGCGCCTGAACACCCGCTTGTCGACGTGGTCACGAGCGAGGAACAAAGGATTGCCGTCCAGGCCTATCGAGAAACCGCGGCGAAAAAAAGCGATCTGCAACGACAAGAGCTCGACAAGGAGAAGACCGGCGTCTTCACCGGCGGCTACGCCGTCAACCCGATGAACAACGAACGATTACCGATCTGGATTGCCGATTATGTACTGATGAGTTATGGGACCGGCGCCATCATGGCCGTGCCGGCGCATGACGAGCGTGATTGGGCGTTCGCGCAGCAATATCATCTGCCGATTCGAGAAGTCATTGCCGGCGGAAACGTGAAGGAGGCGGCGTTCACCGACACAGATCGAGGGGCGGTCGTGAATTCAGCGATCAGTGACGGCAGTTTTTCGATCAATGGGCTCACA from Nitrospira sp. includes the following:
- a CDS encoding GTP-binding protein EngA, producing the protein MIDTPSHSALNTQSSALPPLVAIIGRPNVGKSTLFNKILGAKIAIVDDVPGVTRDRNYADATYRNRKFRLVDTGGLDLSSSDSMLTLIRRQSELAIAEADILIVLLDGRSGLTPPDHEVVRLLRGVTKPLLYAINKIDTPKSEPLLADFYRLGTDQLYPVSAEHGLGVAELLDAIYPFLPSAEESDELQQLPRVAVVGRPNVGKSTLVNALLGEERVVVSDVPGTTRDPIDSLVIHQDQRYIFTDTAGIRRRGKVDRGVEGYSVLRSLRAIGRSDIAILIVDGVEGVTEQDTKIAGAILKQGRACILLINKWDLRVGDAKARQEYERELRRRFPFLTWAPILYGSALKPESIRRLFPLLKDVHSMFTKRVPTGMLNTWLQKILVTHPLPARKHKPSVVTKSAFITQVTTKPPVFALFVGHPEDLTPSYLRYLENQLRETYQFTGTPLRLMVRKK
- a CDS encoding Haloacid dehalogenase-like hydrolase, with translation MTQHSALGTQPFFNWSDIDDVLLDMDGTLLDRHFDNFFFEEELPRRYAMLHALTFEEARDRLMAMYRSVEGELAWTDLDYWTKRVGIDVVAMHKELDHMIGYLPGAVEFLRHLRRLGKRVTIVTNAHSTGVSVKVAKTGLDHYVNRIVDAFEVGFLKMRPEYWPNCQRLLSFDPSRSLFIDDDEGCLMAAKEFGVAHLVHSAKSSSQLPPSPLPHFISISGFKPLLNGRSTA